In Labrus mixtus chromosome 22, fLabMix1.1, whole genome shotgun sequence, the genomic window aacatctcttcatcTCACACTTTGTTTATGATACACAGGATATTCAAGGTAATGGGTCCTTTTGGagaatatgaaaatgtaaattattaaaCTTCATACACTCTGTTGTATTTAAGAGATTGCAATATACTTGGCAAATAGGAGTTCTTAAAAAGATTATGGCTATTAAACTTTCATGATCATTAGCCGGTGAAAATCCCTGATGTTTAGTTTTTCAGAGAGCTTTCATAACTTTTTCATTGGCacctttttatttgacttccaaaccttggattttttttcagccCGAGAGGCTTGTTAGGCTTTGACAAGTATGGATGTTATTTGTTCTGGATGATTCTACACTGAGTTTCTTTATGGGACTGGAAGGCATGGGCATGTGTGCGCATCTGTTGTGTATCTGAAATAGTCTCTCATCTTGTCCTTACAAAGGAATGAGGAGCTGCAGGGTCATTGCAGAGAGCAGTGggggggtgtgtggggggggggggggggggtggggggggagggtcTGAAGGGGGGATAAGTGGGGGTGTGCCTGACAAGACTCGGTGCGGAGAAAATAGACTCTTCCATCTGTCTCGAAACCCGCCCTGCTGTTGACCCACGCTGGAGGCTCAGACAGTGGTCACATGACAGATTTGAACCCTTAAAAACTCCCCAAACAGAACGCCTCAGAGAGTCTCCTGTGTTCAGACACCAGCTGGTCTCAGTGTTCATCCTGCTTTCTCTTACCATCATGTCCGACACTGAGGAGATTGTGGAGGAGTacgagcaggaggaggacgaggaggatgtgcaggaggaggaggtagaagaagaagaagaagaaggagaagaggaagaagaagaaaaagttgaggaagaagaaaaggaggaagaggatgagaaggagaaagaggatcATACAGAAGAAAATGAGTCCAAACCTCGGCATAAGACAACATATGTGCCAAACATCGCTCCTCCAAAGCTCCCCGATGGTGAGAAGGTGGATTTCGACGACCTGCACCGCAAGAGGGTTGAGAAGGACTTCAACGACCTCCAAAGCCTGATCGAAGTGCACTTTTCCAGCCgccagaaggaggaggaagagctcATCGCCTTGAGAAACCGCATCGAGCGCCGCCGGGCAGACAGAGCCGAGCAACAGCGCGTCCGAACGGAGCAGGACCGCGAGCGCCAGTCACGCCTGGCCGAGGAGAGGGCGAGGCGGGAGGACGAGGCCGCCAAGCTTCGCGCCGAGGAGGaggcgaagaagaagaagatcttCACCAACAAGTCATT contains:
- the tnnt2c gene encoding troponin T2c, cardiac isoform X3; its protein translation is MSDTEEIVEEYEQEEDEEDVQEEEVEEEEEEGEEEEEEKEKEDHTEENESKPRHKTTYVPNIAPPKLPDGEKVDFDDLHRKRVEKDFNDLQSLIEVHFSSRQKEEEELIALRNRIERRRADRAEQQRVRTEQDRERQSRLAEERARREDEAAKLRAEEEAKKKKIFTNKSFGGYLQKVDQKKGKKLTAREEKKKALTERRKPLNVDHLNRDKLAEKAQELWQWLHQLHAEKFDLGEKLKRQKYDISVLRNRVSDHQRGSKAPKTSRSAKGKSGSWK
- the tnnt2c gene encoding troponin T2c, cardiac isoform X2 gives rise to the protein MSDTEEIVEEYEQEEDEEDVQEEEVEEEEEEGEEEEEEKKEKEDHTEENESKPRHKTTYVPNIAPPKLPDGEKVDFDDLHRKRVEKDFNDLQSLIEVHFSSRQKEEEELIALRNRIERRRADRAEQQRVRTEQDRERQSRLAEERARREDEAAKLRAEEEAKKKKIFTNKSFGGYLQKVDQKKGKKLTAREEKKKALTERRKPLNVDHLNRDKLAEKAQELWQWLHQLHAEKFDLGEKLKRQKYDISVLRNRVSDHQRGSKAPKTSRSAKGKSGSWK
- the tnnt2c gene encoding troponin T2c, cardiac isoform X1, which produces MSDTEEIVEEYEQEEDEEDVQEEEVEEEEEEGEEEEEEKVEEEEKEEEDEKEKEDHTEENESKPRHKTTYVPNIAPPKLPDGEKVDFDDLHRKRVEKDFNDLQSLIEVHFSSRQKEEEELIALRNRIERRRADRAEQQRVRTEQDRERQSRLAEERARREDEAAKLRAEEEAKKKKIFTNKSFGGYLQKVDQKKGKKLTAREEKKKALTERRKPLNVDHLNRDKLAEKAQELWQWLHQLHAEKFDLGEKLKRQKYDISVLRNRVSDHQRGSKAPKTSRSAKGKSGSWK